The following is a genomic window from Thermoanaerobaculia bacterium.
GACGAGCGTCCAGACCGCGGACGCGATCGCGAGCGCGATGAAGGCCACCGTCTTGCGCCGGCGGCTCCGGCGGAACGAACTGGCGAGGATCCGAAAGAACATCCGTTCCTCAGCGCCCGCCCGGGGCGGCCGGAAACTGCGCCGCTTCGGCGGCGAGGTCCGACGCGCGGATCACGACCGAATTCCCCTCGACGCGGGAGGGGAGCGGGATCGGGTTGCAGCCGCCCGGCCGTCCGATCGTCGGGATGTTGATGTTGGCGTCGCAGTTGAGGCAGACGACATTGCCGCCGATCTCGTTGTACCCGTCCGTCCCGCAGACCTGGCAGGCGTCGAACGCGGTCTTGACCTCCTTCCCGGCCCGGATCACGAGGAAGCGCGCCGCGTGGCCCGCGACGTCGGTGCTGAACCGATGGAGGTGCCCGTCGGAGACCGTCGCGACCGGGATGCGCAGCTCGCCGCCCGCGACGGGCACGACGATCGCCGGCGTGAGCCGGCGGCCCGTTTCGGCGCGAACGAAGCTCACTCCGAGAACGACGAGGATCAAGGCGGAGAGGGCCGCGGCGACCCGGAGACCCCGCTTTTCGCGGAGGTCGCGGGCGCGGACCAGCCGCGCTTCCGGCCCCTCTCCGGCGGGCGTCGCCCCTTTCCGGGCGGTCGCGATCGCGAAGAAGGGGACGAGGAGCACGGCGAGCACGAAGATCACGTTGTTCTTCACGACCGGGCCGATCACCGCCATCTCGGTCCGGCCCACCGGGATCAGGCCCGCCTCGGCGAGCTCATGCAGGCCGCCCACGAAGAGCTGGACGAGGAGGAGCCCGAGCACGAAGCTCGTGATCGCGAAGAATCGTTTGAGATCGATCCGGAGGCTGCCGCGCGCGAACGCGACGCCGAAGGCGACCGCGACCGCGAGGCCGAGCGTGCCGCCGGCCACTGCGGCGAGCGTGGCGCTGTTCAACGACGCCGCAGAGAGGAAGAGCACCGCCTCGATCCCCTCGCGCGCGACGAGCAGGAACGTCAGCCAGAAGACCGCCGCGCCGCCGCGGCCGAGC
Proteins encoded in this region:
- a CDS encoding Fe-S-containing protein — protein: MLESFVIVLREGIEAALVVAIVVGALRKAGREDLYGRVALGIALAVAASIAGGILLRGFALDEDVFEGFLMLVAAGFVATMMVWIHRTSHRMREQVGTRVASALGRGGAAVFWLTFLLVAREGIEAVLFLSAASLNSATLAAVAGGTLGLAVAVAFGVAFARGSLRIDLKRFFAITSFVLGLLLVQLFVGGLHELAEAGLIPVGRTEMAVIGPVVKNNVIFVLAVLLVPFFAIATARKGATPAGEGPEARLVRARDLREKRGLRVAAALSALILVVLGVSFVRAETGRRLTPAIVVPVAGGELRIPVATVSDGHLHRFSTDVAGHAARFLVIRAGKEVKTAFDACQVCGTDGYNEIGGNVVCLNCDANINIPTIGRPGGCNPIPLPSRVEGNSVVIRASDLAAEAAQFPAAPGGR